Proteins encoded together in one Rossellomorea sp. y25 window:
- a CDS encoding 2-oxoacid:ferredoxin oxidoreductase subunit beta, translating to MATFKDFRNNVKPNWCPGCGDFSVQAAIQRASANVGLDPEQLAVVSGIGCSGRISGYINSYGFHGIHGRSLPIAQGLKMANKDLTVIASGGDGDGFAIGLGHTIHAIRRNVDVTYIVMDNQIYGLTKGQTSPRSSSGFKTKSTPQGSIEPALAPMEMALTAGATFVAQSFSSDLKELTAIIEAGLNHKGFSLINVFSPCVTYNKINTYDWFKENLTKLSDLEDYDPSNREQAMNMLMEKDGLVTGLIYQNKEQPSYQELVAGYSDEPLSTHDLRLDESKFDELVKEFM from the coding sequence ATGGCTACCTTTAAAGATTTCAGAAATAATGTTAAACCCAACTGGTGTCCTGGGTGTGGCGACTTCTCTGTACAAGCAGCGATTCAACGGGCATCGGCGAATGTGGGACTGGACCCTGAACAATTAGCTGTCGTTTCCGGAATCGGTTGTTCCGGACGTATTTCAGGTTACATTAACTCATACGGTTTTCATGGCATTCATGGGCGTTCCCTTCCTATCGCTCAAGGATTAAAAATGGCGAATAAGGACTTAACCGTTATCGCTTCAGGTGGGGATGGAGATGGATTTGCCATCGGACTTGGCCATACGATCCATGCTATCCGTCGCAATGTTGATGTCACTTACATCGTTATGGATAACCAGATTTATGGGCTGACAAAGGGCCAAACTTCACCCCGCTCATCATCTGGTTTTAAGACAAAGTCTACGCCTCAGGGAAGTATCGAACCGGCACTGGCACCTATGGAAATGGCATTGACAGCCGGTGCAACATTCGTTGCCCAAAGCTTCTCTTCTGACTTGAAAGAGCTGACGGCGATAATTGAAGCAGGCCTTAATCATAAAGGCTTCTCATTGATCAACGTATTTAGTCCTTGCGTAACATATAACAAGATTAATACGTACGACTGGTTTAAAGAGAACCTGACAAAGCTTTCAGATCTTGAAGACTATGATCCATCAAATCGCGAACAAGCAATGAATATGCTCATGGAAAAGGATGGACTGGTTACTGGTTTGATTTATCAAAACAAAGAACAGCCATCGTACCAAGAGCTTGTAGCAGGTTATTCTGATGAACCTCTAAGCACTCATGATTTAAGGTTGGATGAAAGTAAATTTGATGAATTAGTGAAAGAATTCATGTAA
- a CDS encoding dipeptidase, producing the protein MMLFDAHCDVLMKLYLEPGKGAFQSKHTLHITYPQLLESRSKVQLFAIYIPSYLKPGQRFQAALEMVNLFHNEILKPNPKLKFVTSKQEVERLADDEIGAMLTLEGAEAIEEDITKLEILYRLGVRSVGLTWNWANAAADGALEPRGGGLTNFGRELVSFLNEKRLWTDVSHLCEKAFWDTIEMADHPIASHSNAYSICPNPRNLKNDQIEALIKRDSVMGITFVPPFLNKKGSAVISDVIRHIEHICSLGGESHIGFGSDFDGISETVQGLSSFEQYDNLINTLQRYYSEKQVKKFLYENFFVRLPD; encoded by the coding sequence ATTATGTTATTTGATGCACACTGTGATGTGTTAATGAAGTTATACCTGGAACCAGGGAAGGGAGCATTTCAATCCAAACATACATTGCATATTACCTACCCCCAGCTTCTTGAAAGCAGAAGTAAGGTACAATTGTTTGCGATCTACATTCCTTCATACTTGAAACCTGGTCAAAGATTCCAAGCTGCGTTAGAAATGGTCAACTTGTTTCATAATGAAATTTTAAAACCCAACCCAAAACTTAAATTTGTGACTTCAAAGCAGGAAGTAGAAAGACTGGCCGATGATGAAATTGGTGCGATGCTGACACTGGAAGGTGCTGAGGCTATAGAAGAGGACATCACGAAGCTTGAAATTCTTTACCGGCTTGGGGTACGTTCTGTAGGATTGACGTGGAATTGGGCCAATGCTGCAGCGGATGGTGCACTGGAGCCGAGGGGTGGGGGATTAACCAATTTTGGACGTGAGCTAGTATCATTCTTAAACGAGAAAAGACTTTGGACGGATGTCTCCCATCTATGCGAGAAAGCATTCTGGGATACAATCGAAATGGCTGATCACCCGATTGCTTCTCACTCAAACGCTTATTCTATATGTCCCAACCCCCGTAATTTAAAAAACGATCAAATTGAAGCGCTGATAAAAAGAGATAGTGTCATGGGAATCACTTTTGTTCCTCCTTTTTTAAATAAAAAAGGATCAGCGGTAATTTCAGATGTGATAAGACATATCGAGCATATATGCAGTTTGGGTGGTGAGAGTCATATTGGCTTTGGATCCGATTTTGATGGTATATCTGAAACGGTACAAGGATTATCCTCATTCGAACAATATGATAACTTAATCAATACGCTTCAACGATACTATAGTGAAAAGCAAGTGAAGAAATTCTTATATGAAAACTTTTTTGTCAGATTACCAGATTGA
- the rny gene encoding ribonuclease Y, whose protein sequence is MQPITIIFILLGLIVGVVVGYLIRKSIAEAKIAGAKGSAEQILEDAKREADALKKEALLEAKDENHKLRTEMENDLRERRNELQKQENRLMQKEENLDRKDETLDKREALLERKEGTLNERQQHIEEMESKVDEMVRSQQTELERISSLTRDEAKGIILDRVENELSHDIAIMVREHETRAKEEADKKAKEVLSLAIQRCAAEHVAETTVSVVNLPNDEMKGRIIGREGRNIRTLETLTGIDLIIDDTPEAVILSGFDPIRRETARIALEKLVQDGRIHPARIEEMVDKSRREVDEYIREIGEQTTFEVGVHGLHPDLIKILGRLKYRTSYGQNVLKHSMEVAFLSGLLAAELGEDERLAKRAGLLHDIGKAIDHEVEGSHVEIGVELAMKYKEHPVVINSIASHHGDTEPTSIIAVLVAAADALSAARPGARSETLENYIRRLEKLEEISESYEGVEKSFAIQAGREVRIMVRPEAIDDLESHRLARDIRKRIEDELDYPGHIKVTVIRETRAVEYAK, encoded by the coding sequence ATGCAACCTATTACAATCATCTTCATTTTGCTTGGCCTAATCGTCGGTGTAGTTGTTGGATACCTAATTCGTAAGTCCATTGCTGAAGCAAAGATTGCTGGTGCTAAAGGTTCAGCGGAGCAGATTTTAGAAGATGCGAAGCGCGAGGCAGATGCTCTGAAGAAAGAAGCACTTTTGGAAGCAAAGGATGAAAATCATAAACTTCGCACTGAAATGGAAAATGACCTTCGTGAACGAAGAAATGAATTGCAAAAACAAGAAAATCGTTTGATGCAAAAAGAGGAAAACCTCGATCGGAAAGATGAAACGCTTGATAAGCGTGAAGCTTTACTTGAAAGAAAAGAGGGAACTCTTAACGAGAGACAACAACATATTGAAGAGATGGAAAGCAAAGTGGACGAGATGGTACGATCACAGCAAACTGAGCTAGAACGTATCTCGAGCTTGACTCGTGACGAAGCGAAAGGAATTATTCTTGACCGCGTTGAGAATGAACTCTCCCATGATATCGCCATTATGGTCAGAGAGCATGAAACACGTGCGAAAGAAGAGGCAGATAAGAAAGCGAAAGAAGTCCTTTCACTGGCTATACAACGTTGTGCTGCAGAACATGTGGCTGAAACAACGGTTAGTGTTGTGAACCTACCGAATGATGAGATGAAAGGTCGAATTATTGGGCGAGAAGGACGTAACATTCGTACGCTGGAAACTTTAACAGGAATTGATCTGATTATTGATGATACTCCTGAAGCAGTTATTCTTTCTGGTTTTGATCCGATTCGTAGAGAAACGGCTCGAATTGCATTAGAGAAATTAGTACAGGATGGACGTATCCACCCTGCACGAATTGAAGAGATGGTAGATAAATCTCGACGTGAAGTGGACGAATACATTCGTGAAATTGGTGAACAAACAACGTTTGAAGTTGGCGTTCACGGACTTCACCCGGATTTAATTAAAATCCTGGGACGTTTGAAGTATCGTACTAGTTATGGTCAAAACGTTTTAAAACACTCAATGGAAGTGGCGTTTCTTTCTGGACTACTGGCAGCTGAGCTTGGTGAAGACGAAAGACTCGCTAAACGTGCCGGATTACTTCACGATATCGGAAAAGCGATTGACCATGAAGTAGAAGGAAGTCACGTAGAAATTGGTGTAGAACTTGCAATGAAGTATAAAGAACACCCTGTGGTCATTAACAGTATTGCTTCACACCACGGAGATACAGAGCCTACGTCAATCATTGCTGTTCTGGTAGCTGCAGCTGATGCTTTATCTGCTGCAAGACCTGGAGCAAGAAGCGAGACGTTAGAGAACTATATCCGTCGATTGGAGAAGCTGGAAGAAATCTCAGAGTCTTATGAAGGCGTTGAGAAATCCTTTGCCATTCAAGCGGGACGTGAAGTACGTATTATGGTAAGACCGGAAGCCATTGACGATTTGGAATCTCACCGTTTGGCTAGAGATATCCGTAAACGAATCGAAGATGAACTTGATTATCCAGGCCATATTAAAGTAACGGTCATCCGTGAAACAAGGGCTGTCGAATACGCTAAATAA
- a CDS encoding outer spore coat protein CotE, with amino-acid sequence MAEYREIITKAVVAKGRKFTQSHHTISPPHNPSSILGCWIINHQYEAHKVGKKVEIHGSYDINVWYSHSDNTKTSVVTERVQYTDCIKLKYRDPDCLDDIEVCARVLQQPNCCEAVISPNGNKIIVHVEREFLVEVIGETKVCVLVNPEGCDDEDWDCDLDDEEFEELDPDFLEGDEE; translated from the coding sequence ATGGCAGAATATAGAGAGATTATTACTAAAGCGGTCGTAGCGAAGGGACGTAAATTCACACAGTCTCATCATACGATTAGCCCGCCGCATAATCCATCGAGCATTTTAGGCTGCTGGATCATTAATCATCAGTATGAAGCACACAAAGTAGGCAAGAAGGTTGAAATTCACGGTTCATACGATATCAACGTATGGTACTCCCACAGTGACAACACAAAGACATCCGTTGTAACAGAGAGAGTACAGTATACAGATTGCATTAAGCTGAAATACCGTGATCCTGATTGCTTAGATGATATTGAAGTATGTGCTCGAGTACTGCAACAGCCGAATTGCTGCGAAGCGGTTATTTCACCAAATGGAAACAAAATCATTGTTCACGTCGAACGTGAATTCTTAGTGGAAGTTATAGGAGAAACGAAAGTATGTGTCCTTGTAAATCCTGAAGGTTGTGACGATGAAGACTGGGATTGTGACTTAGATGATGAAGAATTTGAAGAGTTAGATCCAGACTTCTTAGAAGGAGACGAAGAATAG
- the spoVS gene encoding stage V sporulation protein SpoVS yields the protein MEILKVSAKSNPNSVAGALAGVLRERGGAEIQAIGAGALNQAVKAVAIARGFVAPSGLDLICIPAFTDILIDGEERTAIKLIVEPR from the coding sequence ATGGAAATATTAAAAGTTTCAGCAAAATCTAATCCTAATTCTGTAGCTGGTGCACTCGCCGGTGTTCTTCGTGAGAGAGGAGGAGCTGAGATTCAAGCAATTGGTGCAGGAGCTTTAAATCAAGCAGTTAAAGCAGTAGCCATTGCCAGAGGCTTTGTGGCTCCTAGTGGTTTAGATTTAATATGTATCCCGGCATTTACAGATATTTTGATTGATGGAGAAGAACGTACGGCGATAAAGTTAATCGTAGAACCAAGATAA
- a CDS encoding YeiH family protein has product MHHDILKDSFLPKEALGIFIIVLISLLSKGLGTLFPLIGSLLFAIVIGVILQNTTRLPSSFDSGIQFTLKTVLKVAIVFLGVGLSLYDILDIGQRALWVIFLSVSIGITVTYFIGKWLRIDKRLSLLIGIGTSICGATAISAVKGIIGAKENETAYALSTIVFFNLIAFITYPIIGYLLHMSELSFGIWAGTAVHDTSSAIAVGYAFGDEAGEVATTVKLARTLFLIPVMFCLPFILKKKNEGEPSYNKVFPWFVFLFLGVSLLHTFGLIPVTIESYLEISSKFMIIMVMAAVGLQVRIKDITQLGFKPLLTGFIASITCAVISLFLIL; this is encoded by the coding sequence TTGCATCATGACATACTAAAAGATTCCTTTCTTCCCAAAGAAGCTTTGGGCATCTTCATCATTGTTTTAATCAGTTTATTATCTAAAGGTTTAGGAACTCTCTTCCCTCTCATCGGGAGTTTGTTATTTGCGATTGTAATTGGAGTAATTCTTCAGAATACAACCAGGCTTCCTTCATCATTCGATTCAGGTATACAATTTACCCTGAAGACAGTATTGAAAGTGGCCATCGTATTTCTTGGTGTCGGCTTGAGCCTGTACGATATCCTTGATATTGGACAGAGAGCTTTATGGGTTATATTTCTTTCGGTTTCCATTGGTATTACTGTGACATATTTCATTGGCAAATGGCTTCGTATCGACAAACGGTTAAGCTTGTTAATAGGAATCGGTACAAGTATTTGCGGGGCAACGGCCATTTCAGCCGTAAAAGGAATTATCGGCGCGAAAGAAAATGAAACCGCCTATGCTTTATCGACGATTGTATTCTTTAATTTAATTGCTTTTATTACCTATCCTATCATTGGCTACCTCCTTCATATGTCCGAATTATCGTTTGGCATTTGGGCAGGAACCGCTGTACATGACACATCTTCAGCAATTGCTGTGGGATATGCATTTGGGGATGAAGCGGGAGAGGTTGCAACAACAGTAAAGCTTGCCCGTACATTATTCTTGATTCCCGTCATGTTTTGCTTACCTTTTATTTTGAAAAAGAAAAATGAAGGTGAACCTTCATACAATAAGGTATTCCCTTGGTTTGTTTTCTTATTTTTGGGGGTATCTTTACTTCATACATTTGGTTTAATTCCAGTAACCATCGAATCATACCTTGAGATTTCGTCAAAATTCATGATTATCATGGTAATGGCAGCGGTGGGTCTTCAAGTCAGAATAAAGGATATCACCCAATTAGGATTCAAACCCCTCCTTACTGGTTTCATTGCTTCTATTACATGTGCTGTCATCAGTTTATTCCTTATTCTATAA
- the miaB gene encoding tRNA (N6-isopentenyl adenosine(37)-C2)-methylthiotransferase MiaB translates to MNEEQRKHGQQSKSVTPSDQKSVKDYSKYFESVYIPPSLKDAKKRGKEEIKYHNDFTIDDQYRGLGEGKKFYIRTYGCQMNEHDTEVMAGIFMALGYEATNSTDDADVILLNTCAIRENAENKVFGELGHLKHLKREKPELLIGVCGCMSQEESVVNKILKTYQQVDMIFGTHNIHRLPKILSDAYMSKAMVVEVWSKEGDVIENLPKVRRGNIKAWVNIMYGCDKFCTYCIVPYTRGKERSRRPEEIIHEVRHLAAQGYQEITLLGQNVNAYGKDIEDLEYGLGDLMDDLRKVDIPRIRFTTSHPRDFDDHLIEVLAKKGNLVEHIHLPVQSGSTDVLKIMARKYSREQFLELVRKIKTAMPDVALTTDIIVGYPNETNEQFEETLSLYREVGFESAFTYIYSPREGTPAAKMNDNVPMEVKKERLQRLNAVVKEYSAEAMKNYKGQIVEVLVDGESKKNPDILAGYTRRSKLVNFKAPKTAIGKIVKVKITDAKSWSLDGEMVEEGLIGSEFQEPVEVN, encoded by the coding sequence ATGAACGAAGAACAACGAAAACATGGACAACAATCGAAGTCTGTTACTCCATCGGACCAAAAATCCGTAAAGGATTACAGTAAATACTTCGAAAGTGTCTATATCCCGCCTTCGTTGAAAGATGCAAAAAAGCGTGGGAAAGAAGAAATTAAATATCATAACGATTTTACGATTGATGATCAATACAGGGGACTCGGGGAAGGCAAGAAGTTCTATATCCGTACGTATGGTTGTCAAATGAATGAACATGATACGGAAGTAATGGCAGGGATTTTCATGGCACTAGGCTATGAAGCGACGAATTCGACAGATGACGCAGATGTTATCCTTTTAAATACATGTGCCATTCGTGAAAATGCTGAGAATAAGGTGTTCGGCGAATTAGGACACTTGAAACATCTAAAACGTGAAAAGCCAGAGCTTTTAATAGGTGTCTGCGGATGTATGTCCCAGGAAGAATCAGTTGTAAATAAAATCCTGAAAACATATCAACAAGTTGATATGATTTTTGGAACGCATAATATCCATCGCCTTCCTAAAATCCTTTCTGATGCTTATATGTCTAAAGCGATGGTCGTAGAAGTTTGGTCTAAAGAAGGGGACGTCATAGAGAACCTTCCGAAGGTTCGTCGTGGCAACATAAAAGCATGGGTTAACATCATGTACGGATGTGACAAGTTCTGTACCTACTGTATTGTTCCATACACACGTGGTAAGGAACGGAGCCGCCGTCCTGAAGAAATCATTCACGAGGTACGTCATCTGGCCGCCCAGGGTTACCAAGAGATCACTCTTCTTGGTCAGAACGTAAATGCATATGGTAAAGATATTGAGGATCTTGAATATGGCCTAGGTGATTTAATGGATGACCTTCGTAAAGTGGACATTCCACGTATTCGTTTTACGACTAGTCACCCTAGAGATTTTGATGATCATTTAATCGAAGTACTTGCGAAAAAAGGGAATCTGGTTGAGCATATTCATTTACCGGTTCAATCCGGTTCGACAGATGTTCTGAAGATTATGGCCCGTAAATATTCGAGGGAGCAATTCTTAGAATTAGTACGGAAAATAAAAACAGCGATGCCAGACGTGGCTCTTACAACTGACATCATCGTTGGATATCCGAATGAGACCAACGAACAGTTTGAAGAAACACTTTCACTATACAGAGAAGTCGGGTTTGAATCTGCTTTCACGTACATCTATTCTCCAAGGGAAGGTACCCCTGCGGCGAAGATGAATGACAATGTACCGATGGAAGTGAAAAAAGAGCGACTTCAACGATTAAATGCAGTTGTGAAAGAGTACTCGGCTGAAGCGATGAAGAACTATAAAGGACAGATCGTTGAGGTGCTGGTAGACGGGGAGAGTAAGAAAAATCCTGACATTCTTGCCGGTTATACTCGACGCAGTAAGCTTGTGAACTTCAAGGCTCCTAAAACAGCCATTGGAAAAATCGTGAAAGTTAAGATCACAGATGCTAAATCTTGGTCACTGGATGGGGAAATGGTCGAAGAAGGCCTAATTGGATCAGAATTTCAAGAACCGGTAGAGGTGAATTAA
- a CDS encoding TIGR00282 family metallophosphoesterase — protein MKILFVGDVVGSMGREMITEYLPKLKKKHSPDFTIVNGENAASGRGITEKIYKQFLQDGANMVTLGNHTWDNKDIFNFIDSSKQMVRPANFPEGTPGSGLVFAEVYGKEVAVINAQGRTFMPPLDDPFKALDELVYEAKKRTSIIFVDFHAEATSEKQAVGWFLDGRVSAVIGTHTHVQTADNRILPNGTAFMCDVGMTGPYDEVLGMSKDSVLKRFQTSLPVRFEVPKTGRKILSACLIEVDQRTGKAKKIDRILINEDHPFMAEY, from the coding sequence ATGAAAATATTATTTGTTGGAGACGTTGTCGGTTCAATGGGCCGGGAAATGATCACAGAATACCTGCCGAAGTTAAAGAAGAAGCATTCACCGGATTTTACGATCGTTAATGGGGAGAATGCTGCATCAGGCAGAGGGATAACGGAGAAGATTTATAAACAATTCTTACAGGATGGCGCCAATATGGTGACCTTAGGAAATCATACATGGGATAATAAAGATATCTTCAATTTTATCGACTCATCTAAACAAATGGTTAGACCGGCGAATTTCCCGGAAGGGACGCCGGGAAGCGGTCTAGTGTTCGCTGAAGTGTACGGAAAAGAAGTTGCCGTCATCAATGCTCAAGGAAGAACCTTTATGCCTCCCCTTGATGATCCGTTTAAGGCACTTGATGAACTCGTATACGAAGCAAAGAAAAGAACGTCCATTATCTTCGTAGACTTTCACGCAGAAGCAACAAGTGAAAAGCAGGCGGTTGGCTGGTTTTTAGATGGCCGTGTGTCTGCCGTAATAGGAACCCATACACATGTTCAAACGGCAGATAATCGCATCCTTCCTAATGGAACCGCATTTATGTGCGATGTCGGTATGACGGGACCATATGATGAAGTATTGGGAATGAGCAAGGATTCTGTTCTCAAGAGATTCCAGACTAGTTTACCAGTTCGTTTTGAAGTCCCGAAGACAGGACGCAAAATTTTGAGTGCCTGTTTAATTGAAGTTGATCAAAGAACTGGTAAAGCGAAAAAAATCGATCGTATTTTAATCAACGAAGACCATCCATTTATGGCAGAATATTAA
- a CDS encoding 2-oxoacid:acceptor oxidoreductase subunit alpha: MKEQLSWKVGGQQGEGIESTGEIFSMALNRLGYYLYGYRHFSSRIKGGHTNNKIRVSTTQVRAIADDLDILVAFDQETIDVNYKELHSNGVIIADAKFKPEKPEDTDASLYIIPFTQLATELGTSLMKNMVAVGATCAVLNLDPEVFKEVVEEIFGRKGETVVEKNMEAIKQGFQTMKEELGSNVGSLQLKEADGNKRMFMIGNDAIALGALAGGVRLMAAYPITPASEIMEYLIKKLPMVGGTVIQTEDEIAAATMAIGANYGGIRSFTASAGPGLSLMMEAIGLSGMTEQPLVVVDTQRGGPSTGLPTKQEQSDLMAMIYGTHGEIPKIVLAPSTVQEAFYDTVEAFNLAEEYQCPVIILSDLQLSLGKQTVEPLDYSKVEIRRGKLVGNESELNELEPKKYFKRFEVTEDGVSPRVIPGMKNGIHHVTGVEHDETGKPSESPVNRQAQMDKRMRKVESIRFTNPIHTHAPHEEADLLLIGFNSTRGVIEEAMERLDADGLKVNHAHVRLIHPFPADELEPLMQSAKKVVVIEHNATGQLANIIKMNVGYGNKITKMTKYDGTPYLPNEIHSRCKELI, from the coding sequence ATGAAGGAACAACTTTCATGGAAGGTTGGTGGCCAGCAAGGTGAAGGAATAGAGAGTACGGGTGAAATCTTTTCTATGGCTCTCAATCGCCTTGGATATTACTTATACGGTTACCGTCATTTCTCCTCTCGTATTAAGGGAGGCCATACAAATAACAAAATTCGGGTAAGCACTACACAAGTGCGTGCGATTGCTGATGACTTAGATATTTTAGTTGCATTTGACCAAGAAACGATTGATGTGAATTATAAAGAATTACATAGCAATGGTGTCATTATAGCTGATGCGAAGTTTAAGCCTGAGAAGCCTGAAGATACAGATGCTTCTCTCTATATCATTCCATTCACTCAGTTAGCCACGGAACTTGGAACGTCGTTAATGAAGAACATGGTAGCGGTAGGTGCCACATGTGCCGTTCTTAATCTTGATCCAGAAGTTTTTAAGGAAGTTGTGGAAGAAATCTTCGGCCGTAAAGGTGAAACGGTAGTAGAGAAAAACATGGAAGCGATTAAACAGGGATTCCAAACGATGAAAGAAGAACTTGGAAGCAATGTTGGTTCCTTACAGCTGAAAGAAGCTGACGGGAATAAACGTATGTTTATGATCGGAAATGACGCAATTGCTCTTGGCGCACTAGCAGGTGGCGTTCGTTTAATGGCCGCATACCCAATCACTCCAGCCTCTGAAATTATGGAATACCTTATTAAAAAGCTCCCGATGGTTGGAGGAACCGTTATTCAAACAGAGGATGAAATTGCAGCCGCAACGATGGCAATCGGAGCTAACTACGGAGGAATCCGTTCATTTACTGCATCGGCCGGACCAGGTCTTTCACTTATGATGGAAGCAATCGGTTTATCTGGAATGACTGAACAGCCATTAGTTGTAGTAGATACTCAACGTGGAGGGCCGTCCACAGGACTTCCAACAAAACAGGAGCAGTCTGATTTAATGGCCATGATTTATGGTACGCACGGTGAGATTCCAAAAATCGTCCTGGCTCCAAGTACAGTACAGGAAGCATTCTATGACACAGTCGAGGCATTTAACTTGGCCGAAGAGTATCAATGTCCAGTCATCATTCTTTCAGATCTCCAACTTTCATTAGGGAAACAAACTGTTGAACCTCTTGATTACAGCAAAGTGGAAATTCGTAGAGGAAAGCTTGTTGGAAATGAATCAGAACTAAATGAATTAGAACCAAAAAAATACTTTAAACGTTTTGAAGTGACTGAAGATGGGGTATCACCACGTGTCATTCCTGGAATGAAGAATGGGATTCATCATGTAACAGGAGTAGAACATGATGAAACAGGGAAGCCTTCTGAATCCCCAGTAAACAGGCAGGCGCAGATGGATAAACGTATGCGAAAGGTGGAAAGTATCCGCTTTACTAATCCAATCCACACTCATGCACCACATGAAGAAGCCGATTTACTATTAATTGGTTTTAACTCGACGCGTGGAGTAATTGAAGAAGCAATGGAACGACTTGATGCCGATGGGCTGAAAGTGAACCACGCGCATGTTCGCTTAATCCATCCGTTCCCGGCAGATGAACTGGAACCACTTATGCAATCAGCGAAGAAAGTGGTCGTGATTGAACATAATGCTACTGGACAACTGGCAAATATAATAAAAATGAATGTAGGGTATGGGAATAAAATCACGAAAATGACAAAGTATGATGGAACACCATATTTACCAAATGAAATTCATTCTAGATGTAAGGAGTTGATCTGA
- a CDS encoding RicAFT regulatory complex protein RicA family protein encodes MAKYTKDDIMKRAEELATMIAETEEVDFFKRAEAQIHENQKVREMIASIKSLQKQAVNFQHYGKIEALKMVEAKIENLEKEIDAIPVVQQFKESQTDVNDLLQIVASVISNNVTDHIIETTGGDLLRGETGSQVKNSTPGSCS; translated from the coding sequence ATGGCAAAGTATACTAAAGACGATATCATGAAACGAGCGGAAGAGCTTGCAACAATGATTGCTGAAACAGAAGAAGTGGATTTCTTTAAACGAGCAGAGGCACAGATTCATGAAAATCAAAAAGTACGAGAAATGATCGCGAGTATTAAGAGTTTACAAAAACAGGCTGTGAACTTTCAGCATTATGGAAAAATAGAAGCTCTAAAAATGGTTGAAGCAAAAATCGAAAACCTGGAAAAGGAAATCGATGCCATTCCAGTAGTACAACAATTCAAAGAGTCACAAACAGATGTAAATGATTTACTTCAAATTGTTGCGTCCGTTATTTCAAATAATGTGACAGATCATATCATCGAAACCACCGGGGGAGACTTACTTCGTGGAGAAACTGGATCACAAGTGAAAAACTCAACGCCTGGCAGCTGTTCTTAA